In Micromonospora sp. LH3U1, one genomic interval encodes:
- a CDS encoding tetratricopeptide repeat protein: MDRALRQKVTVTSGFGYGIDGADLHVFQDGSPVYRLQRWRPAPDPDPEWLRELPSRMLNAQFEVVDFTGRADELASLHAWLRGGPRLDVRWLYGPGGQGKSRLAGRLARDAEADGWRVITAVYAAGSVIDSGAEDLRLDGAVGLLIVVDYADRWPLSHLNLLLGNGLLFHLAVRTRVLLLGRSADSWTGVRQSLEARQAGGSAQALLPIPNASPDRAEMFDAARRGFARRYGLTALDRLPVPGAIDRVEFGLPLALHMFALVSVDAAVSGRRAPETMSDLTVYLLDRESRHWAVLYEEQPTVTAGRAYRTEPETMGRVVFTAALTGTVPQTVGAGVLSGFAASGDVPQLLEDHRWCYPPVAADGDTVLTPLYPDRLAEDFIALTTPGHDIAYPAHTWATQDMADLLAPDHEALRPAHTARTMIFLASSAQRWPHLGPAGFFPLLRSEPRLIQVGGSSSLIALANTPSADASLLTAIVDALPASPDPDLDPGIAVLAIRHTEQRLAADDTPSNQATLHAALGWRLSNAGRYEESLTRWERTVEILRELVSDDPAFRPRLAHAIAGQASAMTNLGRHVAALKVSEEAVTIRRELVQADREPHLQHLGESLNNHSIVLSDLHHHEEAMAAAREAVEIYEELVTLSPAAVTTLAVTLTTAGNLYSALGRHAEALAHHERSLSIRCDQLTNHVTGGHDTALSLVNLAVAHTRLGQHREAAGTGQAAVDIYVRLCEANPEAFRSELATALSNQSAYHGRLGRLDEAVRQAQEAVAEYRTLLRRDEEAHLPGLAGALSNLASQLVRAGRGSAGIEAAEEAVTTNRLLVDAQPNVHRSALAVSLGTLGSAYAEVGREKEAISSTREAVSLLAGLAEANFARHGHEHAKVLSNLGFLLISVGEQSDGLRLTTTALTARRTLAAADPHAHAEDLAISLQNMVAALVATNRRPEAEPYSREAVALFRSLDSENPIALGIALTDLSNVLATRSRPRDALQASTEAVAVLRESHPTPTRTLGLARALKAQAGHLLLLDRHGDALAASNESVQLLRTLVKADPIRFRQDLAHTQLVFGIVRIVSRKEFGRGVAAVGSGVWLLAAKQRRRGTSSAPTIE; the protein is encoded by the coding sequence GTGGATCGAGCTCTCCGGCAGAAGGTCACGGTAACCAGCGGCTTCGGGTACGGCATAGATGGCGCCGACCTGCACGTCTTCCAGGACGGCAGTCCGGTGTACCGATTGCAGCGGTGGCGGCCTGCGCCCGACCCGGATCCCGAGTGGCTCCGCGAACTGCCGAGTCGAATGCTAAATGCGCAGTTCGAGGTAGTGGATTTCACCGGCCGCGCTGACGAGCTTGCATCCCTGCACGCGTGGCTCCGCGGCGGGCCACGGCTCGACGTCCGCTGGTTGTACGGGCCCGGCGGGCAGGGCAAGAGCCGCCTGGCCGGCCGGCTCGCCCGGGACGCCGAGGCTGACGGATGGCGGGTGATCACCGCTGTGTACGCCGCGGGCTCTGTCATCGACTCCGGGGCAGAAGACTTGCGTCTCGATGGTGCCGTCGGTCTGCTAATAGTCGTTGACTACGCCGACCGCTGGCCACTGTCACATCTAAACCTGCTGCTCGGCAACGGTCTGCTGTTCCACCTCGCGGTACGCACTCGCGTGTTGCTGCTGGGCCGCAGCGCGGACAGCTGGACTGGCGTACGCCAGAGCCTGGAGGCACGCCAAGCCGGCGGATCGGCGCAGGCGCTGCTGCCGATCCCGAACGCGAGCCCGGACCGGGCGGAGATGTTCGATGCGGCGCGACGCGGTTTCGCGCGACGTTACGGGCTCACCGCGCTGGACCGGCTGCCTGTGCCCGGCGCGATTGACCGGGTTGAGTTCGGGCTGCCCTTGGCGTTGCACATGTTCGCCCTTGTCAGCGTGGACGCCGCAGTTTCCGGCCGACGGGCGCCGGAGACAATGTCGGACCTGACCGTCTATCTGCTCGACCGGGAGAGCCGGCACTGGGCGGTTCTCTACGAGGAACAACCAACCGTCACCGCAGGTCGCGCATACCGGACGGAGCCGGAAACGATGGGCCGCGTCGTATTCACGGCGGCACTCACCGGCACGGTCCCGCAGACGGTCGGTGCGGGCGTACTGAGCGGGTTCGCCGCGTCCGGCGATGTCCCCCAGTTGCTCGAGGACCACCGCTGGTGCTACCCGCCCGTGGCGGCCGACGGCGACACGGTACTGACGCCGCTGTACCCGGATCGACTCGCCGAAGATTTCATCGCGCTGACCACTCCAGGGCACGACATCGCGTACCCGGCGCACACCTGGGCAACGCAGGACATGGCGGACCTTCTCGCTCCGGACCACGAGGCCTTACGGCCAGCGCACACCGCCCGCACCATGATCTTTCTCGCCAGTTCCGCGCAACGATGGCCGCATCTGGGACCGGCCGGTTTCTTCCCGCTGCTGCGCTCGGAACCGCGCCTCATCCAAGTCGGCGGGTCCAGTTCGCTGATCGCCCTAGCCAACACTCCCAGCGCCGACGCGTCGCTCCTCACGGCGATCGTGGACGCGCTGCCGGCCAGTCCGGACCCCGACCTGGATCCGGGAATCGCGGTACTGGCCATCCGGCACACCGAGCAGCGCCTCGCCGCCGACGACACCCCCTCGAACCAAGCGACACTGCACGCAGCACTCGGATGGCGGCTGTCGAACGCCGGCCGTTACGAGGAATCCCTCACCCGATGGGAGCGTACTGTCGAGATCCTGCGGGAGTTGGTCAGTGACGATCCCGCCTTCCGCCCACGACTGGCCCATGCCATCGCCGGCCAGGCCTCCGCAATGACCAACCTGGGCCGGCACGTCGCCGCGCTGAAAGTCAGCGAGGAGGCAGTCACGATACGCCGCGAATTGGTTCAAGCAGATCGCGAACCACACCTCCAGCACCTCGGGGAGTCGCTCAACAACCACAGCATCGTCCTCTCCGACCTACACCACCACGAGGAGGCGATGGCCGCGGCGCGGGAAGCGGTCGAGATCTACGAGGAACTCGTAACCCTCTCGCCGGCCGCTGTGACCACACTGGCCGTCACCCTCACCACAGCAGGTAATCTCTACAGCGCCCTCGGCCGACACGCCGAGGCCCTGGCTCACCATGAGCGGTCGCTGTCCATCCGCTGTGACCAGTTGACAAACCACGTCACCGGAGGCCACGACACCGCGCTGTCGTTGGTCAACCTCGCAGTCGCCCACACTCGTCTCGGCCAGCACCGGGAGGCAGCCGGGACCGGTCAGGCGGCGGTCGACATTTACGTCAGGCTCTGTGAGGCAAATCCCGAAGCGTTCCGGTCGGAACTTGCGACGGCGCTGAGCAACCAAAGCGCATACCACGGGCGCCTCGGACGCCTCGACGAGGCGGTGCGCCAGGCGCAGGAGGCCGTCGCCGAGTACCGCACGCTCTTGCGACGCGACGAAGAGGCGCACCTACCGGGCCTCGCTGGCGCGCTCAGCAACCTCGCCTCCCAACTGGTCCGCGCCGGCCGCGGTTCAGCCGGGATCGAAGCCGCCGAGGAGGCGGTCACGACGAACCGTCTCCTCGTGGACGCCCAGCCTAACGTCCACAGGAGCGCCCTCGCCGTGTCCCTGGGCACGCTCGGATCCGCGTATGCCGAAGTTGGTAGAGAGAAGGAGGCCATCTCGTCGACCCGCGAGGCAGTAAGTCTGCTGGCCGGACTGGCTGAGGCGAACTTCGCACGGCACGGCCACGAACACGCCAAGGTTCTCAGCAATCTCGGATTTTTGCTCATCAGCGTCGGCGAACAATCCGATGGCCTACGGCTGACCACGACCGCGCTAACGGCGCGCCGGACCCTCGCGGCGGCGGACCCCCACGCACACGCCGAGGACCTCGCAATCTCGCTCCAGAACATGGTGGCGGCGTTGGTTGCCACCAACCGCCGCCCGGAAGCGGAGCCGTACTCCCGCGAGGCCGTCGCGCTGTTCCGCAGCCTGGACTCGGAGAACCCGATCGCGTTGGGGATCGCCCTGACTGACCTGAGCAATGTCCTCGCCACCCGGTCCAGGCCCCGCGACGCCCTGCAGGCGAGCACCGAAGCGGTCGCTGTCCTGCGGGAATCGCACCCCACCCCCACGCGCACACTGGGTCTAGCACGAGCACTCAAGGCGCAGGCAGGGCACCTGCTCCTCCTCGACCGGCACGGTGACGCCCTCGCCGCCAGCAACGAGTCGGTGCAACTTCTGCGGACACTGGTCAAGGCCGATCCCATCCGGTTCCGACAGGATCTCGCGCATACCCAGTTGGTGTTCGGCATCGTGCGGATCGTCAGCCGCAAGGAGTTCGGGCGCGGCGTCGCCGCCGTCGGGTCGGGCGTGTGGCTCCTCGCCGCCAAGCAGCGTCGGCGAGGAACGTCGAGTGCGCCCACAATCGAGTGA
- a CDS encoding tetratricopeptide repeat protein, with product MYLLTTGTGRRRADPDWLLELPSRMLNAAFGVVDFVGRGTELAALHQWRIRSARLAACLMYAPGGQGKTRLATRFAEEAAAEGWRVVQASSGTGSVLPSASAYDLSFAGAAGILLIVDYADRWPLTELSMLLANSLLHRDGVRVRVLLLARADDLWPALNALVGEHGAQCARLRLAPVGTEHGRRQTMAETARRCFAEVYGAEEADVALPRLNGDDGELGLTLTLHMAALVAVDAHVTGRRPPAELGGLSVYLLDREHRHWALLHEQAAVTTPAAVMNRVVFTASMTGAMPRPAASGLLERLDVADPALDDHGRCYPATAVGLDALEPLYPDRLAEDFLALTLPGHEADYPAQDWALPTTEGILGTDVAATSSGRRRALTFLIAAAARWPHLREAYLYPILLRAPQLALDAGSGALAALATVPGLSPKVMLTLDQMFPEDNHVDLNSGIAAITEVLTVWRDEVHPDPLVRADAHVRCGYRLTNAGRHADALAHEGRAVELCHDADPDQDGRLAVLGDALANLAVSLGVVGRRDEALARAKEAIAVRRELARDGNADSLADLASALGNLAVDLGRVNRRDEAVTAAREAVTIQTRLAKIDRTHLPQLGIVQLNMSRAFADVNRWEDALAHGLESNRIRAELAEAQPQTYRPQHAKALANVAAQLTDLHRPGEALPYIEESVAIQRELADADDMYVPELSAALDTLSRCLSGLGRTGAAVAVAHEMLAIDQRLAATRPAAFLPDVARAQSELCNRLAEAGRYAEALDAAREAVAIRRQLAEANPAAFMPDLAASLHEFARRLSAGGETDEAIRILREVIPLRRALLEQMAPGDARFFEPELALSLNNLATCLADVVRRENPLGRPRIRPSRRKQELTLLTEAVAAVEESTALLARHVGSRPEVAPALASVSEFRRALHARIGRYT from the coding sequence GTGTACCTGCTGACGACGGGCACGGGCCGCCGACGAGCCGACCCGGACTGGCTGCTGGAGCTACCCAGCCGCATGCTCAACGCGGCCTTCGGCGTCGTCGACTTCGTCGGGCGCGGCACTGAGCTCGCCGCGCTGCATCAGTGGCGCATCCGTTCGGCCCGGCTGGCCGCGTGCCTCATGTATGCCCCGGGGGGACAGGGCAAGACTCGCCTGGCTACACGGTTCGCGGAGGAGGCCGCAGCCGAAGGGTGGCGAGTGGTCCAGGCCTCGTCCGGTACGGGGTCAGTCCTGCCTTCTGCGTCGGCGTACGACCTGAGTTTTGCCGGAGCCGCCGGAATCCTGCTGATCGTCGACTACGCGGATCGCTGGCCGCTCACCGAGCTGTCGATGCTGCTCGCCAACTCGCTGCTGCATCGCGACGGTGTGCGCGTGCGGGTTCTGCTGCTCGCGCGCGCCGACGACCTTTGGCCGGCGCTCAACGCCCTAGTCGGGGAACACGGCGCACAGTGCGCCCGTCTGCGGCTGGCACCGGTCGGGACTGAGCACGGCCGGCGGCAGACCATGGCGGAGACTGCCCGTCGCTGCTTCGCCGAGGTATACGGCGCCGAGGAGGCCGACGTTGCCTTGCCACGGCTGAATGGCGACGACGGTGAACTGGGTCTCACGCTTACCCTGCACATGGCCGCCCTGGTCGCGGTGGATGCACACGTCACAGGCAGGCGGCCACCGGCGGAACTGGGCGGGCTAAGCGTCTATCTACTCGACCGCGAGCACCGCCACTGGGCGCTGCTGCACGAGCAGGCTGCAGTCACGACCCCGGCCGCAGTGATGAACCGGGTGGTGTTCACCGCGTCGATGACCGGCGCGATGCCCCGGCCGGCCGCCTCCGGCCTGCTCGAACGCCTCGACGTCGCCGACCCGGCGCTAGATGACCATGGCCGCTGCTACCCCGCCACCGCCGTCGGCCTCGACGCCCTCGAACCGCTCTATCCCGATCGGCTGGCCGAGGATTTCCTCGCGCTCACCCTGCCCGGACATGAGGCCGACTACCCGGCTCAGGACTGGGCCCTGCCCACCACCGAAGGGATCCTAGGCACCGACGTCGCCGCCACCTCATCGGGGCGGCGGCGTGCCCTCACCTTCTTGATCGCGGCGGCCGCGCGCTGGCCACACCTGCGCGAGGCGTACCTTTATCCGATCCTGCTGCGCGCACCGCAACTCGCCCTCGACGCAGGCAGCGGCGCGCTCGCCGCGCTCGCCACCGTACCCGGCCTTTCCCCCAAGGTGATGCTCACACTGGACCAGATGTTCCCCGAGGACAACCATGTGGACCTTAACTCGGGTATAGCCGCGATCACCGAGGTCCTCACCGTATGGCGGGACGAGGTCCATCCGGATCCCTTGGTTCGCGCCGACGCACACGTGCGGTGCGGGTACCGCCTTACCAACGCCGGCCGGCACGCTGACGCGCTCGCACACGAAGGACGTGCGGTGGAGCTGTGCCACGACGCGGACCCAGACCAGGACGGCCGGCTCGCGGTCCTCGGGGACGCACTCGCCAACCTCGCGGTTTCGCTGGGCGTCGTAGGCCGCCGCGACGAGGCCCTCGCACGGGCCAAGGAGGCGATCGCGGTGAGACGTGAACTGGCGCGCGACGGCAACGCGGACTCCCTCGCCGACCTTGCCAGCGCGCTCGGCAACCTGGCGGTGGACCTAGGTCGGGTAAACCGGCGCGACGAGGCGGTGACGGCGGCCCGCGAGGCGGTCACGATCCAGACGCGGCTCGCCAAGATCGACCGGACTCATCTACCGCAGTTGGGCATCGTGCAGCTGAACATGTCCCGGGCGTTCGCCGACGTGAACCGGTGGGAGGACGCATTGGCACACGGGCTCGAAAGCAACCGAATCCGGGCCGAACTGGCCGAGGCACAGCCACAGACGTACCGGCCCCAGCACGCCAAGGCGCTGGCTAACGTCGCCGCGCAGCTCACCGACCTCCACCGTCCCGGGGAGGCCCTCCCGTACATAGAGGAGTCGGTCGCCATCCAGCGTGAGCTGGCCGACGCCGACGATATGTATGTCCCGGAGCTGTCAGCCGCGCTCGACACCCTCAGCCGGTGTCTGTCCGGTCTCGGCCGGACCGGCGCCGCCGTCGCCGTCGCCCACGAGATGCTGGCGATCGATCAACGGCTCGCCGCTACCCGGCCCGCCGCCTTTCTCCCAGACGTCGCCCGCGCCCAGAGCGAGCTGTGCAACCGGTTGGCCGAAGCAGGCCGCTACGCCGAGGCGCTAGACGCCGCCCGTGAGGCAGTGGCGATCCGGCGCCAGCTTGCCGAGGCGAACCCCGCAGCGTTCATGCCGGACCTGGCCGCCTCGCTGCACGAGTTCGCCCGCCGCCTGTCCGCCGGCGGCGAGACCGACGAGGCAATCCGTATCCTCCGCGAGGTCATCCCCCTGCGACGTGCGTTGCTGGAGCAGATGGCACCCGGAGACGCCCGATTCTTCGAGCCCGAGCTCGCACTCTCGTTGAACAACCTTGCCACCTGTCTGGCCGACGTAGTCCGGCGGGAGAATCCGCTCGGACGACCCCGGATCCGACCGTCTCGGCGCAAGCAGGAGCTTACGCTCCTCACCGAGGCGGTGGCCGCCGTCGAAGAGTCCACCGCTCTCCTCGCCCGGCACGTGGGGAGCCGGCCGGAAGTGGCACCCGCGCTGGCATCGGTGTCCGAGTTCCGGCGTGCCCTGCACGCCCGAATCGGCCGGTATACATGA